One window from the genome of Hydractinia symbiolongicarpus strain clone_291-10 chromosome 1, HSymV2.1, whole genome shotgun sequence encodes:
- the LOC130648918 gene encoding uncharacterized protein LOC130648918 codes for MGYCVKKKHAPDSIKNLYSLEDFCNFVIVEDVVIPGITIENIQQMKVVFRSWRKNYNKGARDRYWERQVTNFLLIVTPQQVQTYLKSKNAQLAKGKITKLTQDENMVLSNTEYCAIRDHLLALIHFSNGHRSGVTANLTISELERAVEIDSTYLVKVRKHKTFTFSGPAIISLDHEQYAYLKLFVTNRKANLLLEFDNVFVSCSGKQIASGSISKQINSLWVSPGSLIQRNNQIICVVMW; via the coding sequence ATGGGATATTGTGTTAAGAAAAAACATGCGCCTGATTCTATAAAAAATCTCTATTCACTAGAAGACTTTTGTAATTTCGTGATTGTAGAGGATGTTGTTATCCCAGGTATAACAATTGAGAATATTCAACAAATGAAAGTTGTTTTCCGCTCCTGGCGAAAAAACTACAATAAAGGCGCGAGGGACCGTTATTGGGAGCGTCAAGTGACAAATTTTCTACTGATAGTGACACCGCAACAAGTTCAAACATATCTTAAGAGCAAGAACGCGCAACTGGCAAAGGGAAAAATTACTAAGTTAACTCAGGATGAAAATATGGTGCTTTCAAATACAGAGTATTGTGCGATTCGTGACCATTTACTCGCTCTAATTCATTTTAGTAATGGACATAGATCCGGTGTAACAGCAAATTTGACAATCTCTGAGCTGGAACGAGCGGTGGAAATCGATTCAACGTACTTAGTAAAGGTTCGCAAACATAAAACGTTTACATTTTCTGGTCCCGCTATCATATCTTTGGATCATGAACAGTACGCTTATCTGAAACTCTTTGTTACAAATCGCAAAGCTAATTTATTGTTAGAGTTCGATAATGTCTTCGTTTCCTGTTCGGGAAAACAAATTGCATCAGGTTCAATAAGTAAGCAAATCAATAGTCTGTGGGTAAGTCCGGGATCCTTGATCCAGCGAAACAACCAAATAATCTGTGTTGTAATGTGGTGA